From the Nematostella vectensis chromosome 7, jaNemVect1.1, whole genome shotgun sequence genome, the window CGGACCAGCCAGTTCACAGCCTTTTTTAAGATTGACTTCAATCTTAATTTAAGATTGACTTAAAATTTTAAGATTGACTTAAAATACATCAATACtgcagatttgagttattcgcgcgaacgtGCGTTTTATGGTATCCATACGAACTTCACaccatttggaagataaaaatatactcAAGGTACATAAGAAAAAATCGACCAAATCTATTAAAGTAAATTTAAGACATTTGTTTGGAAGTGAAAAATTCCACTGATTTTAATTTTCTATTAGAAATTATTCATGTTGTTTTaggccatttttttaaattggatTGGGAAAAAGCTCTATGCCACAATTTTTccaaacaacacaaagaaaTCCCCTCTCATCCCATTACCTTCCACAGTCGAACTTTCTTCCTCCGTTTCATTCAGTCCCTTTACGTTTTCAGAAGCAGACTCAGAGAGAAGTTCCACCACTCGATTAACATCTTGAATACACGAGAACAGACTGAGACAACAAGCCATTACCAACTGTTTCTTCTTTTGTCAACATCAACAATCTTTAGAACGGGTATCAAAACTATTTCTTTCGCaccgccgccattttgtcttgAAGTTATTCCGCTGATTTGGTAAACAGAAGGCTCACAAACAAGCTTCGACCTTTTCCACAGGAAAACCGAATATTTAATACACTCGCGTTTTTAATCATTCATGCAAGAAGGAACCAAGGTCCCATTGTTCTGTGGCAAAAAGCTTTCCCCATATAGGAtctttttatagaaaacatACTGGCAAGAACATGTAGAATATAGTAAGATTGTGAGGAAAAATTTCTAGTATTAACGAAGACATTTTTTACATGCCAGTATGCATtccattcatttttttctgttaccTCTTTGCTGGGCCGTTACTTAAAAGATTTTCTAAGGGGAACCTCTATACCCACTCTCTCACGCGTATAGGACTGCGCGCTTCACGGAAATGTCTAACTTCGAAAATTCTAACTCGAGAGATCTGAAGAGAACTACTCACATGATCAAAGTATTAATAACAAATGATATTTATGGTTTAGGGAGTTTTCAAAGCATCAATAACAAATGATATTTAAATGgtttagggagtgttcattaaatacctTGAGGGGGAAGATTTTAGCTCAGGACACCTTAAAACATCAGATTGAGTGTAAGAAAAAACTGCTGCTACTTTAATAACAGCCTGGAAGGATCTATTGTTTCATCTATCATGCCTTGCAGATTCACACACAATTTCACAGAGAAACACAATTTTGCTTATGATCCCTATTAACCCCCCTCAATATTCAATATGTATGTGTGCTACAAGCTGGATCATATCAATACAAAATACATGTTTTTATAATAGATgcaattcaattttttttccagagcCCTCACCACCACCTCTCCCCCCATTTTTCGTTGGGTGGTTAAAATGTTTTGGATATATTACCCTCTATTGAACACCCTTTGAAAAATCCTATCTGGTGTTGCcacagtaattttcattaacctGTGAAGAATTACTCTTTAGCATATTACACTTCATAACAATTTAATTCACTTTTACTTGAAAAAAATAGACAGCAAAAATTTTTTAACCCTTACATCTATTTATGCCTAGTGGGTGTGTTTCAGAGATAAATAGCACTATATTGCTATTTTACAGATGCCCAAAGCTTGGCATATAACATAACAAATCAAACATCTCCTTAACATGATTGTGTCAAATGCAAAGATTTAGTGACTTTGTATAGAGTTATGTAATTATAGGATGCCATGTTACCTTTGGGAGAGTATGAGCCCCCTCTAGGGAAACCCCCTTTCCCCTAGGCCACACCCTAGAAACTGCCACTCTCCCCCTAGACCACACCAAATAACCATCTTACAAATTATTTATATCAAATATTTTAGAAATTGatttttataaagaaataataGAGAAAGGACTTCCATGCTTTTACCATGGGGTTGGTGGGTCTAATCCCCCTTCAACAAGACTAACTAAAGTATCTGAACTTGTTCTATGTGTGAAGATTAACAAAATCACTCATACATAGTCTTCTAGAAGAAGGGAAGACCAGAAGAGAAATTTCCTGACTTAACTAATCTAACATAATAGACTAGATACTGTTAATGCTCATTTTAGCACCCTAGGCACTTTCTTGATTGTTGAGGGGTTACTGTTTTGAGTTAGGGCTCTTATCCAAAGCTTGGTGCTGAAATGAGTATTTACATTTTACCTAAGTCCCCCAAAGAAATGGTTTGCAgtaatataataatatgatAAGGTGTTTGATCCACCAAAGCAACGCAAATCTGGTGTGAACATGAATATAGCCCAAAAATGTCCATATTTAAGGCATTTACTCATGAAAATGTCCATCTTTAAGGCATTTACTCATGTAGATGTATAAGTGCACATGAAAGACTCCATGAGCCTTTAAAAGGTGTTTTTAAACCTTGGTTAAAATGATAGAAAGTTTATAAATAAAGAAGATGCTTAAAATATCTAAGATAGAAAAGTAGATAGTTTATCATACAGCTCTCTACAAACTGTTTTAAATAGGAAACAAAATCTAAATTTAAAGACTTCTAACTTATACCTCACCAAGAGAATTATTATTAAGCATCTATCCCTCCCTTATTCCTTGGCGTGATACCTCTTTAATGTTgtcatttattttatacaaaaTACTACCCTTGTTGTTCCACTCTTATTCTAAAATATGTATATTTGCCTTTTCCTGCAAAATAGTCTATTTACATACTTTCATAATGTGATTCAGGATTCCTTGCAAGGCGGAGTGTGAGAGTCACTACTGTTAATGTTGCAGCATTTGTTGGGAAACCCCTAAGAATAGTTGCTAACAGCCCCTGTCCAAACGCAGACACCCCTCCTGAAATATAGATTTTCTTGACGCAATCTGCATAACCATTATACTTGTACTGAGGTTTGCCACTGTTTGTTCTCCCATCTGCTTGGTAACATGACTTTACCATATCTACAGGGTAGGTTAGAATCCAGGATAATGTCCCTGCAATACCTCCAGAGAAAAACAGCCTTATTGGACTTAGATTATCCACATGTTCGCCCTTAGGAGTTAAAAGTTCACAGACGTACTGGAATGACCCAAAGTACAGTGCAAATGCTGGGATGTCTCGAGTAGTTGTTATGGCCATTCCTCTAAAACACCCCCTTAGCCCCTCTGAGTGGAACACCTTCTTTAAGCAGTCCAATGAGCCGGTATATGCCATCTGCTTCGTCTCAGTATTTGTCAGAAAGAATACATGAACAAGCTTTTGACCTTGGCCCTGAACTTGTACTCTCGTCTTTGCTAGTTCCATTGGGCAGCAGACTATGCTTTGAACACCCCCCGCTATAGCTCCAGATATGGCTTGGGCCATAGTGCCTGAACCATTTAGACGCCTCAACGTTTCCCCTTGAACACCAAATATGATAGCATTGATCAATCCCAGTCCAGCAAGTGGAGAGGCCATGCCTTTATACAGACCAAGAacctaaaataaataacaaaataaacataaaaaaaagaaatacacaAATAAATTTTAGCATCAAGCCATAAAGCAGAGGAGTTTGCATGATAACAACCTTTCAAATTACAATCTACTAGTCACATGTCACTAGTCACATGGCTTACCCCTAATAGTGACaccatttttttactttaccttaataacaataacaataataaatataataatgataatgacaacaacaatagtaataaataataataaattataaacTGTTTCTGGTGTGACATCGAGAAGAAAAAAGGTTAAAg encodes:
- the LOC5507142 gene encoding mitochondrial basic amino acids transporter; translated protein: MAFDFFAGCLGGFAGVVVGHPFDTVKVRLQTQTNNVYNGVFDCFKQIIKRESVLGLYKGMASPLAGLGLINAIIFGVQGETLRRLNGSGTMAQAISGAIAGGVQSIVCCPMELAKTRVQVQGQGQKLVHVFFLTNTETKQMAYTGSLDCLKKVFHSEGLRGCFRGMAITTTRDIPAFALYFGSFQYVCELLTPKGEHVDNLSPIRLFFSGGIAGTLSWILTYPVDMVKSCYQADGRTNSGKPQYKYNGYADCVKKIYISGGVSAFGQGLLATILRGFPTNAATLTVVTLTLRLARNPESHYESM